The genome window TGATTTTACCCGTGAAGAACAACCGATTACGTTTTTTAGCGAACAAAAAGCTTATAATTTAGACAATTATAACCCAAATCAGAATGTTTCTTATAAACTTCATAACGGTTATCTCCAAGATTTTGAATTTCTACATAAAGGATGAAACCCTGAAAGTTTTACACTAGCGAAAAATCTTTGAGCAAGAACTTTCGGATTCACACGCGGAACTGCAACAATGCTTGCAAAAGTAAACAAAGATCCTAATGACGGAAGGTTTTACATAATTACTAACAATCACGTTGAAGGTGGGGGAAAATTCGATTTAAGCACGCTTTTAGGGGAAGATTTGACAAAATTTCTCTCCGCAAGTCGTTATATAGCAATAGCCGGAAAACTTTATTCTAATTCAATTGATGGTGGTTATGGATACTGACAAGGGCAATATAGTGTCAAAAATGTTCCTACTTGACTAGTCTGAACTGGAACAAAACAACCAGATTTAAACGGTCAAGGGCAACAATTTGTTGATGTTACTGTCTTAATTGTTGATATCAATCCGTTAATTAAAGCTGCAAAAGAAGCCGGTGAGTTTTTAAAAGCAGCCTGACTTCAAAATTGATTTCAATTACCAAATTTAAAATTAAATACAAATGGTGCAAGTGATTTAACTTTTTTTGGACCAAATTTAAAACATTTTGGAGTTAACGGCTTTCCTTATGGAAAACAAAGTGGTTATATTGTCAACCGTACCAACTCAAAACCAGCAAATATTTTGCTTTGAAGACAAAACGGCTACACCCCAATTTTCTTTAATAGCGGAAACTCCGGAACTGGTGTGCAAGGGTTTGAAAACGAATATATTTCAACTTTAAATGCCGGATCGCCGTTTTGGTATTTACAAAGTTGGACTTATTCTTCACAAAATCATAATTATTTTGGAATCAATTGAAAAAATGAAAATCCACTTGACCTTAAAAATAAATTTAGTCTTGCTGGAATGATTATGCGACTAAACGCAAAAAGCCCACTTGAATACGATCTTCCTTGATTTTTCAAGGAATTTAAAAATTAAAACACCTTGTATATAATATACTATATAAAAAATTATTAATATATTATACCAGATTTTCAAGGAATTTTTTATAAAATTAGAAAAATTAAAATTTTTATGCAAAATTTTGCTTGAGTTTGCCGGCAAAAAACTTGAAAAAATTTTGAAAATTATTAAATTAATTGTTATAATATTTAATGTATTGGTTTTAAAAAAATTAAGGATTACAATGGTGAAAAAAAAGAATTTAATTGCCGGAGTTTCGACCGGAGTTGTTGGAGTTATTTTATTTGCAACAACTATTGGTCTTGTAACTCGAATTCGCTATACAGGCGAAAATCCACGGGCGGAACTAGAAAATCTAGTTTCCCGTGTTAAAAATGTTGCTTTTAAATCTGATGTTTTTGACAATTCTGCCACGTACAAACAGATAAAAGCAAAACTTTTTGACGAAAATGGAAAATTATTACCTGGAATTGACTTAAATAAATTTATTTCGTTTTATACGACATATAATTCAAAAATTCGTAAATTTGATGTTACTTTTACGCCAAATAAGCCATTTTTTGAATTTGTCAACTTAATTCCAAACGATGAAGACCAAAGTTTTGAGCTTCAATTTCGCGCAAAACACCAACTTGATAACAATTACACCGCTTATTCAACCATTTTAAGTAAAAAAATTACTTTTGCCCAGCGTTCACAATTTGCGCTTGCCGATTTTAACGCAAATTTAGAGAAAATCACTGAAAGTTTTAAACAAAACATTCAAAACTTACGTAAAAAAGATTTGACTAGAAATTTTGCAAGTCAAAATATTTCAATAGTTAGTCAAAAAATTCCTTCACTTACGCGCGTTGAAGATTTTGCAAGTGATATTAACAAATCTGGGACACAAGAAGAAGCGGTAGAAAAAATTTCCCAATATTTTCCTGATTTTCAAAAAATTATTTACGAACTAAATGATGATCGAAATAACAATTTACCTTTTCGAAAAGGTAAAATTTTTAACTTTAGTTTAGAAAGACATACCGGAACTAATGATTTCATTGCTCTTAATGCAAATTCTGAACCAAGTTTTTTAGTAAAAGCTGAACTTACAAACGAAGCAAAATTTGAACTTAAAGGCCTAAACATCCAGCAAGTTCAAATGCTTGAAAAAATCAATTTAGTTCCTACAACTGAAAAAACCAATACAGATTCTAACAAAGATCAACAACAAGAAACTGAAAAAACACCAGGGCAAACTGAACAAACTGAAGCTGATAAAGAGAATAAAGATAGCAAAACTGAAGCAAAAAAAGCAAGTTATTTTGCTAATTTAGACGATATTTTAGCCAAAATATCAATAAGAAAACTAACATTTACTGACTTTAAAGTTGCCCCAGGGGATACAACTCCTGCCGCACAAGCAGCAGCAAGTGTGGCTGTTTCAACAACCCCAGAAGAAACTCCAATAATTCAGCAAGTAAGTTCTACTCAATTTCAAGAGCCGCAGCAAGCAGAAAGTACAGAATCTTCTTCTCCAGGCGCTGAAAGTTCAGCGCCGAGTGGCGGAAATGGTTCTGAAGCGTCACAAAGTTCTGGAACAACCGATTCTGAAACAGCAGAATCTCCTGCCGCACCTAAAGAAAAAGATGCAGAGGCTAAATTTGAAGAACTTGCAAATAAACTTACCGTTAAAACTAAAACTGCTAATGAATTTCTTGATACTTTAAATGAAAAACTTTATAGTTCAAAACGCGGGCGTGCAAAAGCTGTTGCGGATAAAATTAATGAAGAACTTTTAATAAAACCACTTTCACTTGATTTTGGTGAATTAAAGCAATATTTTCCAGAAACTAACCCGCAAGGTGTTGAATTTTCTTTAGATATTACAAATGCAAAAGTAAATAAAACTAAACTAGAAATTCCTGTAGATATTAATCTTTATTCAAGTTTTTTTGGTGATTCAAGTAATAAATTTCTAAAATCTAGAAAAGATAAACTAGAAATTCCGTGGTTTAAAGCAGAATCTGGATCAACTGCTGAAAATCAGGAACAAAAACAAGAATTAGATAAAAAACGTAAAGAGTTTTTCTTTGTTAATTCACTTCCAGAAAATTCGCCAGAAATTAAAGCAGTTGCGGTCAATGTTGATGCTCAAGCAACTGTTACTGAAAAAAAACGCGAAGAAAAAATTGTTTCAACAACTGGATATATTTCAAAAGCTGAACTTGAAAAATTAATTGACGATAGTTCTCACCAAGAAATAAAGGATATTTTATCTAATCGTTTTCAATATGGTTATGATTTTAAACCTACTGATTCGATGCTTAATGCTTGAGTTGGGAAACAAAAATTTCCTAGTTTAGCTGATTTAGCTGAATTTAAAGAAAATAAAGAAATTGAATCAGAATATAAAGTTAAATCTTTAAATTCTGATAAATTTTTTGCAACAGAATCAGATGTTGCTGCTTTTTATGCATATTTAGCTAATCTCGAACCTGCCGAAGTACTTCAATATCTTTTTGAAATTGCAAAATCAGCAAATCTAATTTCTGAATCTCAGAAATTAGATTTGAAAAATGTTAGCGAAGGTGATGTATTTAATGCTGCATCAAGTATTGAATTTAATAAATCAAGCGATGTTTATGGTTTAGACTTTAATGGTCATATAAAATCTTTTGAAAAAAGAGGTTGATTTTCTAACCTATTTTTACCAAAGAAAATTGCTGAAAAATTCACTAAAAAAGAAACTGATAGTGAAATTTTTGAGAAAATTAATACAATAAAAGAAGCGAAAATTACTGAAGAATCAGGTGCAGCAGGTTCTTCAGGCGGAAGTGGCGGCGGCACAGATAATAATGATTTATATAAAGAAATTCGTGAAGCTGCTAAAAAAATTGAAGATAGTTTAAAAAAAGTTGAAAACAATGGGATTCTAAAAATTGAGACACCATCTTCTGGGCAACAACAACAACAGCAACCAGAACCACCAATTAGTGAATCTGTTAAAAAATTTTATACAGCCAATGCTCATAAACTATCTAATCTAAGAGATTTAATGCTTGCTTTTTATGTAAAAGCTAAAGAATTAAACAATTTCCGTCCTTGAGCAAAAATTAGTGAGGATTTAGATTATCAACTTGTTTTTGAAAAAGAAACAGGTTCAAATAATGATAGCAATGGACTTGATGTTCCTAGTGATGCCGAAAATTACAAACTTACATATTATTACAAAATTACTGATAAAAAATCTAAAAAAGAAGAATATTCAAGCCCTAAAACAACTTTAACACTTTTAGTTCAAAAAGAAGGAAGTTTTAAAAATACTGAAGAAAAAAATAAACTAAATGAAGCAATTTTGAGAATTCCACCTTCATATTCAGTAATTCAACTAGAAAAAAAAGAATTTGATAAACTAAATATAGAACAAAGCGAATCAAATTCTTCTTCTAACAAAAAAGCCTTTGAAGAAAGAAAAGAATTTAAAGAAATTCAAGAGATTGTTAAAAAATTTGACCCTAAATTAAAAGTTTCTGTTAAATCTGAAGAAAAAGACAGTTTCAATCCTGAAAAAGTAAAAATAATTTTACTTCAAGTAAGTTCCGGGGGTGAAGCTACTGATTCATCTGATACTAGTGGTTCAGAGGGACAATCTTTATTAAAATTCAAAATTAGAGTTGAGTTAATTGAAAAGAAAGCTACTATCAAAGAAGATGATGGAAATCGAACTTTAGAAGATCAATTAAAAGAAAGAATGAAGTTGCTATTAAAACCAGGAGAAATGTTACCAGGACCAGGTGTACCATCATTGCCGCAACCGCCACAACTACCGTCACGTTAATTTATGAAAGGAGCAAATATGGAAACAAATAATGAAAAGATAAAAAATCCCAAGTCAATTGTGTCGTTGGGATTTTCAATTACTGCAATTGTCACCACAATTATTGCTGTTCCAATTGGTCTTACAATTTTTGAAAGATCTTATGGATCTCAAGTTTACGGAAATGTTGATAAAAATCAAGTTGTTAATTTAAAAACAGAGGCAACTTTTTCTGAAGAAGATTTTATTAACGCTGTTAATAATTTGAAAATTTTTGATAAATACAAAAATTTATCAGCAAAAACGGCACTGGCTTTAGCAAAAAACCCTTCGTATTCTTTCAACTTTTTACAGGCTTTTGATTTTTCACCAATAACAAAACACAGATTCCGTGTAGTTTTGAACATCGAAAACGCTTCAGTTTCTGGTTCAGAAGTGAAAAATGTTGTTGTTTTTGCGCACTCAGATCAGTTAAAACTGACTTATTCAAAAAAAACTGACCTTAAAGGTTTTGCTGCAAGTGATGCTTCTGATGGAAATTTAGTTAATTTCCAAATTGACCTTGCAAAGTCAAGTTTAAGTGTTTCTGGTTCAAAAAGCGCAAATTTAACTGCATCTGAGGTTGCTTTTAAAGTTGATAATGACTTTCAAACCGCTTACAAAAAAACTCGTTCACTTTCACAAGCTTTTTCCGATGCTTCGCTTGAAAATGGATTAAGTTATAATTTAGTTAACAATTTAGGACTTCCAACAATTTTGGAAAAAGGTTATGTTTTAGCACCAAAAACTTCAGTAAATGAAAAAGCTAAACAAGAAAAACTGGTAAAAATTGGCGAAGAAGATAACAAAAGAGTTGAAAAACTTTTAAAGGTTCAGAATTTGGTTTTCAAAAACCTTGATGATAAAAATGGAACACTTTCAATAACTTTTGAATTGTTTGATCCATCTGGAAAATTAATCAAAGAATTCGATTTTCCGATCACCGGAATCAAAAAATTAGAATACGATGTTGAAAAAGCTGAAAAAGATATTCTTGCAAAAGTTAAAGAATTTGTCCAAGTCAAACCTTTTGTGCAAATCGCTTTAGTTCGTGATAATTTATCTTTAGCCGAAACAGTTTATAAAACTGACAATAATCCAACAAATTTAGCTAAAGTTTTAGCAAAATCAGCTAAAACTGAAACACCAAAATCAGAAAAAACTCCTGTTTCAGTAAAAAATTTCCAGGATAATGGTCAAACAGGTGGTTCTGATAATAATTCTGGAACTTCAACTGGGCAAACTGAAGAACAAAAAGAAAAAGAAAAACCTAAAACTGATAGTGAAACAAAAACACCTGGAAAATCTGCTGAAACTGAAAAAGTTGAAATAAATCGCGAAGATTTTTCAAGTTTTTTTGAACTTAAATCAAAATTAATTGAGATTCCCGAATTTAAAGGTTATTTTGTTGAAATATCTTCAGTGGATTTTGCCAAAAATTTAAGTCAAGAAGAAAAAGATAAACTTTTAAAAGATCATCAAGTTTCACTTGATGTTAATTTTAGTATAAAAAAACAACTTGATATTCAAGCACCTTATCTTGAAAGCGAATTCGTTAAATCAAATTATTCTCCAGTTTTAAAAACATCAGTCACAAAAATTGGAAAAGGTAATAATTCCAAATTAGTTTTACTTGATTTAGGAAGTTTTAAAACCAATATTAAAGTTCAAGTTGATTATAACAAATACGAAAGAAAACTTTTGGAAGTTGCACTTAAACAAAATCCGAATGTCGATCTTCCTAATTTAGATAAAATTAATCTAAAAGATCCTGAATTTAAAGAGTTTAATCCTTTAATAACAACTGTTGAATTTAAGAAAAATCCTAATGGCGAAAAATTAACATTAGGTCGCGTTAAATCTTTAATAGAAGAAATTGTTAACGATGCAAAAAAAAATAAAACTTTTGAAGATGTTGCAAGAAAATTATTCTTTTTAGATTCAGGTAAACACCCTCGAGATTTAGAAGAACTTGATAAATATAAAAAACTTCATGCTGATAAATTCAAAAGTCAAACTGAAAAAGAAACAAAACCAACTGAAGAAACTGCAAAACCTCCTGTTTCTTCGGAAAATGGATCACAAAATCCTGGCACACAAAGCACTCAATCTCCAGCACCACAACAACCTGCAGCAACTACTGCACAAACAACTTCTTCATCAGCAGTTGTGACTAAATTTGCTGATACTAAAGAAACAACTAAAAAAGATTCAATTGATAAAAAATCAGATTCATCTTCTGAAGGTTTGGGATTAAAACTTTGAAGTTTCCTACAAAAATCTAACTATTCCTCTGATTTTGGAAATGTGGATATAACTTATAATGTTAGTCAAAAATCAAATGAACAAATTGATGTTGAACTCAATATTAATCAAAAAGATTCAACTCCGGTTGGAAAAGCAGTGTTTTCAGTTAAAAAATTAGTTGATGACCAAGGTTTTGACTTCTTAATGAAACATAATCCAGTTGTGTTTTTTGATTTTAGGACAAAAAACTTAACAGCCAAAAAAATTTCTTCGCTTAATAGCGAAAAAATTAAAATTGATGTTAATCCAAAAAATGAAAGCGAATCACCCGAAGGATCTTGACCTGGTAACTCTTTCGATTTCACAGCTAACCCTAATATTTTGACTCCTGAAGGAGTTGTTATTAATAAGGCAATAAAATTTGGTGAAGGTAAGCAAAAATCACTTAAAAAAGGCCTTATTTTACTTGCGTTTACTATCCCTCGTCTTAATAATAATCAAAAACATTATTTACTTTCTTCAAAACAAGGAAAAGGCTTATTTATTGTTAAAACCAACCTTGATTCGCAACAAAAAATTATGATTGGACTTGATCAATACGGGCAATCTACTGAAAACGGAGTTGTAGGTTTAATCTCAGGTTTTCAAGGAACCGCGTCAGGGCTTTATAATATTGATCTCCAAAAAGGAAAAGTGGAAAACGATAAAAATTCTCCAATTGATTTTGAAACTTTTAGTCAAAAAAATATCAGTTTAACTAGTCAACCAAAAAATTTTGACTTAATAAAAGAAGGCGATTTATTATTTTTATCAATTTTTCGCGATGGAGACAAATACGAATTTTCTTTAAGTTCTGAAAAATCTAATTACGAACTGCAAAAAATAACATCAAAATTAAATTTAGAAGCTTATAAAGGATCTTATGCTTATGATCTTGATTGAAGTTTTCTAGGACCAACCCCAACCCCAAGAATAATAGAAGAATCAACTCCATTTAGTTCACATGATATGTCTCATAATGTTCAATCTTTATCAATGCCCAACTCCTTCCCATCTTACGTGCCATCCGGACCTCCACCATTAATAGTCGCTTCTGGTTTTGCAGTCTATGACTCTGAAGAGATTATTAAAGACCGGGAAACTGTTAATAAATTGACTGATAATTTTATTAGACATTTTAAAAATAAAAAATAAATCTTTTTTACTATAGATAATTGTAATTTAGATATCAAACAATAACCTTAAAGTTTTTTTTTTTTTTTTTGAAAAAAAAAAAAAAAATATTTTTTACAAATTTATTTTTTTGTGATATAATATTAAACATAAGAGTAACAATAGCAAAAGGGATCACCTGATACCATTCCGAACTCAGTAGTTAAGCCTTTTTACGCCGAAGATACTAGAAATAGGAAAATAGGGAGTTACTCTTTTTTTATTATCTTGAAAAAAAGAAAACAGTGAAAAAAGATAAAAAAGAAATGACTTTTAGTCAAAAAACTAAACTCGAAATTCTTGCAAACCGTTTATCGCGCCAAAAATTTTATTCATTATTAAAAGGTTTAATTTTTAGCGCTTCAAAATTTGATGATCCAAATTTTTTTACCATTAGAATCAATAAAATTGAGATTTCAACAAAATTACGTGAAATTTTTACTTTTTATAAATTAGATTTTTCTAATTCTAAATTAAATAAAAATTGAATTTGTGTTGAAAAAAAATTATTAAAAATTGAAAAAACACCAAAAAATATCCAATATTTTTTTGCTGGGATTTTTATTGGTGGCGGTTCAATTTCGCCACTTGAATCAAAAACTTATCATTTAGAAATTTCTTTTTTGGAAAAAGAAAAATGTGAAAAAGTATTAAGTATTTTAAACCAAAATCAACTAGAATTTACTTTTCGGCAAATTTTTCATCGTAAGCGTTTTAAACTCTATTTAAAAAAAGTTAATGAAATTGTTTATTTTTTAATGGCAATTGGCGCGCTTGAGCAAGCAACGCGTCTAGAAATTTTAAGAATTGAACGTGATCATTATCTTAACGCGAATCGGATAACTAACTTTGATATAAAGAATGCTAAAAAAATAAGTGATTCTTCAGCCAATTTCATTAAAAAATGAAATTTAATTCAAGAAAATAAATTAGTTTCATTTTTTAGTGAAAAACAAATAACTTTTTTTCTTACAAGGAAGGAAAATCCCGAATTAAGTTTGCAAGAAATTTCCCAAATTTTAAAAAAGAAGTATAATATTAGTATAACAAAACCCGGTTTAAATTATTGACTTTCTAAAGTAGACAAGATATTAATTAAAAATTTATTAATAGAGAACAAATAGAGGAGGCAAAAAATGGAAAATAAGAAAATTACCTACAATGAACGTGATTTCAAGGCTTATAGTAGATCTACAATTTACATTCAAAAACAAACAAATAGATTGTTATCTTTTTCTTTACTTTGATTAGGTGTTGCAATACTTTTTATTGGTTTAATCACCTTTGCAATTTTGTCAATTGAACCACTTTTTAGTTTTTATCTCAGAATTGCGCTTTCAATTACATCAAATGCAGTAACAATTATTGCTTCTGTTTTGTTATTAATTGGAATAAATTGAGGAATATCGCATTATATTAGCAAGAGAGCATTAGCAGAAAAGCCATCAACATTTTTTTTATTTTTTCTTTTTTTAGTTTTTGTACTTGCAAATTCCTCTTTATTGCCAATGTTTTTTACCTTTCAAATATGACTTGGTAATTCTCACTACATAATGATTGCAATCGGTGGTGCTGGTGGATTAATGACTTTAATTGGTTTGCTTGGACATTTTAAAGTTATTAATTTTGGAAAAATTTTACCTTTACTAATGATTGGTTTTCTAATCGAACTTGCACTTGGAATTGCAACATATTTTATTTTCTCTTCAGTTTTAGAAGTTTTATATTCACTAACCGGAATTACTGTCACTTTAGGAATGATCGGGTATCAATTCTGACTAATCCGTAACCAATCAAGTCAAATTCTTGCTTTTTACGATGATGAAGCCGAAATCAAACGTGTTTTTATAAGAATTGCGATTTGAAACGCGCTAACTTTATATGTTTCATTTATCCGTTTAATTTTATTCATAATAAGACTTTTAAATTCAAGATTTTAAAATAAAATCAAAAAAATATTAGGAAAATAGTAATTTTTAAAATTTATTTAAAGGTTTTTACAAATGGATAAAAAAATAATTTTAGTTGATATTGAGATTAGCAAAGGTTCAAATATCAAATACGAACTTGATCCAAAAACGGGAAAATTAGTTGTTGATCGAATTTTACGTGGTGATTTCGTCTACCCCGCAAATTATGGCAGCATCCCAAAAACTTTAGATTGAGATGGCGATGCTCTTGATATTTTAGTTTATTCAAATCAAGAATTTCTTCCTGGTTCACAACTAAATGCTCGACTTTTAGGTGCCCTTGAAATGATTGATGATGGCGAAATTGATACAAAATTAATCGGTGTTCATCATGATGACTATCGTTTTGAACATATAAATTCACTTGATGATTTACCTCGCGAATGACTAGATTCAATTCATTACTTTTTTAGTAATTACAAAAATTGAAAAAGAATTGGCATTACTAAAGTTTCAAAATTTATTGACTTTAAAAAATCAGTTGAAGAATATCAAACTTGTTTAGAACTATTTGAAAAATACAAGAATCTAGCAAAATCTGATTTTTTGAAATTAATGCAAGAAAAATTTCCTGAAAAATACCAAAAATAAATTAAGAAAAAATTAATGTTCATCAAAAAAACCAAACAAAATTTAAATTTTGTTTGGTTTTTTTATTTTTTTGAAAATTAATTAAAAAAATGAAATTAATATCTATCCGTTAGCAAAAATTAATGGAATTTGAACTTTTTATGTTATAATAAGAGGCATAAAATATTCGTTAATTTATCAAAAAGTAATCAAAAAAGACCCATTTTAAGTAAATTTTTAAATAATTAGTCAAATTAGGAGAGGTTATGAAAAAAAAGATAAAATGAAATAAATTCCTCGGATTAGGATTGCTTTCCCCTGTTTGAGTTATGGGGATAGCAGCCGCTTGCGGGGAAAAAAGCGAAGAAGAGCAAAAACCTGGTAATGATCAAAAACAAACTCCTGGAACTGGAGACACACAAACTAAAAAAATCACTGATGTTTCAAAAATTTCAGGCGTAGTTGATTCACGTAAATCCGAAATTACCACTGCAAAAGCTGATGCAAGCAAACATTTTGCAATGAATATGGCAATTGTGACTGCTGATGGAACAGTTAATGATAATTCATTCAACCAATCAAGTTGAGAAGCGGTTCAGCAACTTTCAGCAATCACCGGTGGTGAAAAAACTTCAGTTGATAGTAAAACTTCTGAATTAGGCGCTAAATATAGCGCGCTAGTCAACACCAACAAAAATGTTTGACTTCTTTCTGGATTTCAACACGGTGATGAATTGGCAAAATGATTAGCTGAACCTGAAAACAAAACCGCTTTTACTAATAAAAAAATTCTTGTTATCGGTATTGATTGAGTTGATTTCAAAAAGGTAATTCCTGCTGGACATTTTATTAGTTTAACATACAAAACTGAAGAATCTGGATGACTTGCAGGGTATGCAAATGCTTCATTTATGGCAAAAAAATTCCCAAATGATGCAAATAAAAGATCAGCAATCACTGTAGGTGGTGGTGCTTTTGCTTCCGTAACCGATTTTATCGCTGGTTATTTAGCGGGAATTAAAGCATTTAATGACAAAAATCCAGATAAAAAAACAAAAATTACCGATAATGAAATCAAAATTAATGTTGGTTTTGAAGTTAATACAACTTCAAAAGAAACTCTTGAAGGACTTGCAAAAAAAGATTCACCAACAACATTGTTAGCAGTTGGCGGTCCGCTTACTGAAATTTTTTCAGATGCAATTGCAAGCCAATCAAATCGTTATCTAATTGGAGTTGACACTGACCAATCTTTAGTTTATACAAAAACTAAAAATAAATTTTTCACCTCAATTTTGAAAAATTTAGGTCGTTCAGTATTTACTGTTCTTAGCGATTTATATACTAAAAAATCAGATTCAAAAAATTTAGGTGGATTTGAATTGGGTAAAAAAAGTGCTACTGTAAAATTAGGATTTAAAGATAATTTCGTTGATGTTGCTGAAACTTCATTACAAGGTGAAGATAAAAATCACGCAACCGAAGCAATTTCAGAGGCTAAAAAAGAATTTGAAACAAAAACTAAATCAGTTTCTGCTGAACAAATTCGTTCAACACTAGGAATTCCAAGTATGGACGACAAACAGCAAGAAGAATTAAACAAACTTGTAACAGAAATTAACAAAACTTCATAGTTTAATTAAACCAATTTTCTTACAAATCGCTTCTCTTAAAATCTAAATTTAAAATTAGAAAAAATCCGGAATAAAATTTGTCCGGATTTTTCTTTTTTTGGTAATATTTATTAAAATGGCAAAACAAGATTATGCAATTGAATTTATTAATGTTTCCAAAAAATTTGGCAATTTTTATGCCAACCAAAAAATTGATTTTAAAGTAAAAAAGAACACAATTCACGCACTAATTGGCGAAAATGGTGCCGGAAAATCCACGCTTATGTCAACGCTTTTCGGAATTTATACCCCCGATGAAGGTCAAATTAAAATTAACGGAAAACAATCTTTTATTGATAACCCTAACCGTGCTGCCGATTTCGGAATCGGAATGGTACATCAGCATTTTAAATTAGTTGATGTTTATTCTAATTTTGAAAATATTATTTTAGGGCAAGAATTTAGTCGTTACGGAATTTTAAGCCGTGAAACGGCAAGACAAAAAATCAAAATTTTGCAAGAAAAGTACAATATTGACTTTGATTTAGACCAAAAAACTGGCGATGCTTCTGTTGTTATTAAGCAAAAGATTGAAATAATTAAAATTTTATACCGTGATTCCGATATTTTAATTTTTGATGAACCAACAGCAATTTTATCACCGCAGGAAATTGACTCTTTTTTAGAAATTTTGAAATTTTTTGTCAAAAATGGCAAAACTATCATTTTTATTTCACATAAATTATCAGAAATTAAAGAAGTTGCAAATTCTGCCACTGTTTTACGACACGGAAAAGTTGTAGCTGACTTTGAAAATCTCGAAAACATCACTATCGCCGAAATGACAGCCGCAATGGTCGGAAAAACTGTTGTTGTACCTAAAAATAATAGTGAAAATCAATTTTCGCAATTAGGACTTAAAGTTGAAGGTCTTTCTGCTAAAACTGATAAGCAAATAATTGATTTAAATCTTGAAATTCACAAAGGTGAAATTTTAGCAATTGCTGGAATTGAAGGAAATGGGCAATTAGAACTTGAACTTGCAATTTCAGGTTTGATTCACTCAACAGGAAAAATTATTGTCTATGATAAAGAAAATAAGGCAGTAGATCTTACTAATTTAGGAGTTTTATCGCGTTTTGGGCTAATTTCCTATGTCCCTAGTGATCGGCATAAGTATGCAATTGTTCTTGATTTGCCAAATTTAGATAATTCAA of Mesomycoplasma dispar contains these proteins:
- a CDS encoding P97 family adhesin, coding for MVKKKNLIAGVSTGVVGVILFATTIGLVTRIRYTGENPRAELENLVSRVKNVAFKSDVFDNSATYKQIKAKLFDENGKLLPGIDLNKFISFYTTYNSKIRKFDVTFTPNKPFFEFVNLIPNDEDQSFELQFRAKHQLDNNYTAYSTILSKKITFAQRSQFALADFNANLEKITESFKQNIQNLRKKDLTRNFASQNISIVSQKIPSLTRVEDFASDINKSGTQEEAVEKISQYFPDFQKIIYELNDDRNNNLPFRKGKIFNFSLERHTGTNDFIALNANSEPSFLVKAELTNEAKFELKGLNIQQVQMLEKINLVPTTEKTNTDSNKDQQQETEKTPGQTEQTEADKENKDSKTEAKKASYFANLDDILAKISIRKLTFTDFKVAPGDTTPAAQAAASVAVSTTPEETPIIQQVSSTQFQEPQQAESTESSSPGAESSAPSGGNGSEASQSSGTTDSETAESPAAPKEKDAEAKFEELANKLTVKTKTANEFLDTLNEKLYSSKRGRAKAVADKINEELLIKPLSLDFGELKQYFPETNPQGVEFSLDITNAKVNKTKLEIPVDINLYSSFFGDSSNKFLKSRKDKLEIPWFKAESGSTAENQEQKQELDKKRKEFFFVNSLPENSPEIKAVAVNVDAQATVTEKKREEKIVSTTGYISKAELEKLIDDSSHQEIKDILSNRFQYGYDFKPTDSMLNAWVGKQKFPSLADLAEFKENKEIESEYKVKSLNSDKFFATESDVAAFYAYLANLEPAEVLQYLFEIAKSANLISESQKLDLKNVSEGDVFNAASSIEFNKSSDVYGLDFNGHIKSFEKRGWFSNLFLPKKIAEKFTKKETDSEIFEKINTIKEAKITEESGAAGSSGGSGGGTDNNDLYKEIREAAKKIEDSLKKVENNGILKIETPSSGQQQQQQPEPPISESVKKFYTANAHKLSNLRDLMLAFYVKAKELNNFRPWAKISEDLDYQLVFEKETGSNNDSNGLDVPSDAENYKLTYYYKITDKKSKKEEYSSPKTTLTLLVQKEGSFKNTEEKNKLNEAILRIPPSYSVIQLEKKEFDKLNIEQSESNSSSNKKAFEERKEFKEIQEIVKKFDPKLKVSVKSEEKDSFNPEKVKIILLQVSSGGEATDSSDTSGSEGQSLLKFKIRVELIEKKATIKEDDGNRTLEDQLKERMKLLLKPGEMLPGPGVPSLPQPPQLPSR
- a CDS encoding P110/LppT family adhesin N-terminal domain produces the protein METNNEKIKNPKSIVSLGFSITAIVTTIIAVPIGLTIFERSYGSQVYGNVDKNQVVNLKTEATFSEEDFINAVNNLKIFDKYKNLSAKTALALAKNPSYSFNFLQAFDFSPITKHRFRVVLNIENASVSGSEVKNVVVFAHSDQLKLTYSKKTDLKGFAASDASDGNLVNFQIDLAKSSLSVSGSKSANLTASEVAFKVDNDFQTAYKKTRSLSQAFSDASLENGLSYNLVNNLGLPTILEKGYVLAPKTSVNEKAKQEKLVKIGEEDNKRVEKLLKVQNLVFKNLDDKNGTLSITFELFDPSGKLIKEFDFPITGIKKLEYDVEKAEKDILAKVKEFVQVKPFVQIALVRDNLSLAETVYKTDNNPTNLAKVLAKSAKTETPKSEKTPVSVKNFQDNGQTGGSDNNSGTSTGQTEEQKEKEKPKTDSETKTPGKSAETEKVEINREDFSSFFELKSKLIEIPEFKGYFVEISSVDFAKNLSQEEKDKLLKDHQVSLDVNFSIKKQLDIQAPYLESEFVKSNYSPVLKTSVTKIGKGNNSKLVLLDLGSFKTNIKVQVDYNKYERKLLEVALKQNPNVDLPNLDKINLKDPEFKEFNPLITTVEFKKNPNGEKLTLGRVKSLIEEIVNDAKKNKTFEDVARKLFFLDSGKHPRDLEELDKYKKLHADKFKSQTEKETKPTEETAKPPVSSENGSQNPGTQSTQSPAPQQPAATTAQTTSSSAVVTKFADTKETTKKDSIDKKSDSSSEGLGLKLWSFLQKSNYSSDFGNVDITYNVSQKSNEQIDVELNINQKDSTPVGKAVFSVKKLVDDQGFDFLMKHNPVVFFDFRTKNLTAKKISSLNSEKIKIDVNPKNESESPEGSWPGNSFDFTANPNILTPEGVVINKAIKFGEGKQKSLKKGLILLAFTIPRLNNNQKHYLLSSKQGKGLFIVKTNLDSQQKIMIGLDQYGQSTENGVVGLISGFQGTASGLYNIDLQKGKVENDKNSPIDFETFSQKNISLTSQPKNFDLIKEGDLLFLSIFRDGDKYEFSLSSEKSNYELQKITSKLNLEAYKGSYAYDLDWSFLGPTPTPRIIEESTPFSSHDMSHNVQSLSMPNSFPSYVPSGPPPLIVASGFAVYDSEEIIKDRETVNKLTDNFIRHFKNKK